One window of Microbacterium sp. 1S1 genomic DNA carries:
- a CDS encoding signal peptidase I gives MMTPRRRWRAETTEPVAARGRGRRMLGDLLLWCAAAAGTICILLVILAATSQITLIMFRTGSMAPTIPAGSVAVVQRVPAAEVEVGDVVTVDRRGELPVTHRVTAVEPGASEHERMLTLRGDANASEDPVPYPVSSVRTVLFAMPGAAVVVAALGDPVVLAVLTIAATALVVWAFWPRAPRRAPAHAEGS, from the coding sequence ATGATGACGCCCCGTCGCCGGTGGCGAGCAGAGACCACGGAGCCGGTCGCGGCGCGGGGCCGCGGGCGGAGGATGCTGGGTGACCTGCTGCTGTGGTGCGCGGCGGCCGCCGGGACGATCTGCATCCTCCTGGTGATCCTCGCGGCGACGTCGCAGATCACGCTCATCATGTTCCGGACGGGCTCGATGGCGCCGACGATCCCCGCGGGGTCGGTGGCGGTCGTACAGCGGGTGCCCGCCGCGGAGGTCGAAGTGGGGGACGTGGTGACGGTGGACCGCCGCGGCGAGCTCCCCGTCACTCATCGCGTCACGGCTGTCGAACCCGGTGCCTCGGAGCACGAGCGGATGCTCACCCTGCGGGGCGACGCGAACGCGAGCGAGGATCCCGTCCCCTATCCGGTGTCCTCCGTCCGCACCGTGCTCTTCGCGATGCCGGGGGCGGCGGTCGTGGTCGCGGCGCTCGGGGACCCGGTGGTCCTCGCCGTGCTCACGATCGCGGCGACGGCGCTGGTGGTCTGGGCCTTCTGGCCGCGTGCGCCGCGGCGGGCCCCGGCGCACGCGGAGGGATCGTGA
- a CDS encoding SipW-dependent-type signal peptide-containing protein: MDTRRVRRERGRTRSRRIRAILAGGLVLGVGATATLAAWNDSEFGAATFTAGRFDIVGATDGTTFSSHATAGTAAALNFQLPPTAMAPGTTTYALFSVRTANPSVAGVLQLIPGTPGGTGLVTYLTYGVRTIAGTSCTAATYPAGTTVVSEGSALTASGTTTQAVAANGAAQVNYCFAVTLPSAAGNGAQGLTMTQTWQIQGTSS, encoded by the coding sequence GTGGATACCCGCAGAGTGAGGCGGGAGAGGGGACGGACGCGATCCCGCCGGATCCGGGCGATACTCGCCGGGGGTCTCGTGCTGGGCGTCGGCGCGACCGCGACCCTGGCCGCCTGGAACGACTCCGAGTTCGGCGCCGCGACCTTCACGGCCGGACGGTTCGACATCGTCGGGGCGACCGACGGCACGACCTTCTCCAGCCACGCGACGGCGGGCACGGCGGCCGCGCTGAACTTCCAGCTTCCGCCCACCGCCATGGCACCGGGGACGACGACGTACGCACTGTTCAGCGTGCGGACCGCGAATCCCTCGGTGGCCGGAGTGCTGCAGCTGATCCCGGGAACGCCGGGGGGAACGGGGCTGGTGACGTATCTCACCTACGGGGTGCGGACGATCGCCGGAACCTCCTGCACGGCGGCGACGTATCCGGCGGGAACCACTGTCGTCTCTGAGGGGTCCGCCCTGACGGCGTCGGGGACCACGACCCAGGCGGTCGCGGCGAACGGGGCGGCGCAGGTGAACTACTGCTTCGCGGTGACCCTGCCCTCGGCGGCGGGAAACGGGGCGCAGGGGCTCACGATGACGCAGACCTGGCAGATCCAGGGGACGTCGTCATGA
- a CDS encoding SipW-dependent-type signal peptide-containing protein yields the protein MATTTTQRKVLAVLAGGLVLGVGVAGVLAAWNDSEFATGTFTAGSFDLEGSTDGTSFSDHNVDDGDTAAALTFALPAGVVGNMSPTDTVYAGFWVRLAAGTTTAANLVADGTTADPAATSNSDHLSYAIYELAPGATCDATSATATPVATGATLDAQTGVTTVPLAEGATAAAPGTAVQLCFAVTADAALEPGLVTDATWKFTATSTS from the coding sequence ATGGCGACGACGACGACGCAACGGAAAGTCCTGGCAGTGTTGGCGGGTGGGCTCGTGCTCGGTGTGGGGGTGGCGGGAGTGCTCGCCGCCTGGAACGACTCCGAGTTCGCGACCGGGACGTTCACAGCCGGGTCCTTCGATCTGGAGGGCTCCACCGATGGCACGAGTTTCAGCGACCACAACGTGGACGACGGCGACACGGCCGCAGCACTGACGTTCGCTCTGCCGGCGGGGGTGGTCGGCAACATGTCGCCGACCGACACCGTTTACGCGGGGTTCTGGGTGCGGCTCGCTGCGGGGACGACGACGGCGGCGAACCTGGTCGCCGACGGCACGACCGCGGACCCGGCGGCGACCTCGAACAGCGATCACCTGTCCTACGCGATCTATGAGCTCGCACCCGGGGCGACGTGCGACGCGACCTCGGCGACGGCGACCCCCGTCGCGACCGGAGCCACGCTCGACGCGCAGACCGGGGTGACGACGGTGCCCCTCGCAGAGGGGGCGACCGCCGCCGCGCCCGGTACCGCGGTCCAGCTCTGCTTCGCCGTGACCGCGGATGCCGCGCTGGAGCCGGGGTTGGTGACCGACGCCACGTGGAAGTTCACGGCGACCTCCACGAGCTGA
- a CDS encoding LysR family transcriptional regulator ArgP: MRIDPELAATLAAVADEGTLDAASHRLRVTPSAVSQRLKALEQQLGRILLVRSKPVRLTEAGEAVVRLARQIALLEHDALAGVGIDDGRDGRRITVPLAVNADSLATWFLAPLARLSATHDIDMDLHRDDQNFTARLLESGTVMAAVTSEATAVAGCTVTPLGVLEYRAMAEPAYARRWFPDGASPAALAHAPFVDFDRRDTLQHEWLAAWGVPAAGVPRHYVPASHDYALAVGLGLGWGMVPRLQEVPGLVALGGPTLRVALYWQQWNLRSALLDTIAAEVADEARRVLAPQPSARTRGRD, translated from the coding sequence GTGAGGATCGATCCGGAGCTCGCCGCCACTCTCGCCGCGGTGGCCGACGAGGGCACGCTCGACGCCGCCTCCCACCGGCTGCGCGTCACTCCGTCCGCGGTCAGTCAGCGGCTCAAAGCGCTCGAGCAGCAGCTGGGGCGCATCCTGCTCGTCCGCAGCAAGCCCGTCCGGCTGACGGAGGCAGGGGAGGCGGTGGTGCGGCTGGCGCGGCAGATCGCCCTCCTGGAGCACGATGCGCTCGCCGGCGTGGGTATCGACGACGGGCGCGACGGACGCCGGATCACCGTCCCCCTCGCCGTGAACGCGGACTCGTTGGCGACCTGGTTCCTCGCGCCGCTCGCCCGGCTCTCGGCCACCCACGACATCGACATGGACCTCCACCGCGATGATCAGAACTTCACGGCGCGGCTGCTCGAGTCGGGAACGGTCATGGCAGCGGTGACGAGCGAGGCCACGGCGGTCGCGGGGTGCACGGTCACGCCCCTCGGCGTGCTCGAGTACCGCGCCATGGCCGAACCCGCCTACGCCCGTCGCTGGTTCCCGGACGGGGCGAGCCCTGCCGCGCTGGCGCACGCCCCGTTCGTCGACTTCGACCGCCGGGACACCCTGCAGCACGAGTGGCTGGCAGCGTGGGGAGTGCCGGCGGCAGGCGTCCCCCGGCACTATGTCCCGGCGTCGCACGACTACGCGCTGGCGGTCGGCCTCGGCCTCGGCTGGGGAATGGTGCCGCGACTGCAGGAGGTGCCGGGACTCGTGGCGCTCGGCGGTCCGACCCTGCGCGTCGCCCTGTACTGGCAGCAGTGGAACCTGCGCTCGGCACTTCTCGACACGATCGCCGCGGAGGTCGCGGACGAGGCGCGGCGCGTCCTGGCTCCACAGCCGTCCGCGAGGACGCGGGGGCGCGACTGA
- a CDS encoding LysE/ArgO family amino acid transporter, protein MLTVLAGLGLGLSLIVAIGAQNVFVLRQGIRREHVLAVVIVCALSDAVLIIAGVAGLGFVLSAAPWLVVVARWAGALFLLGYGLLAARRAWRGGEELVVDGGDAPVLEASGGTATLTRTRLAPVILTTLALTWLNPHVYLDTVLMLGSIAATHGEERWLFATGAVAASVLWFTALGFGARYLGRWLRTPRSWRLLDAVIAMVMITLAVSLVLPVLGG, encoded by the coding sequence ATGCTCACCGTCCTCGCCGGCCTCGGTCTCGGCCTCTCCCTCATCGTCGCGATCGGCGCGCAGAACGTCTTCGTCCTGCGCCAGGGCATCCGCCGCGAGCACGTCCTCGCCGTCGTCATCGTCTGCGCGCTCTCGGATGCGGTGCTGATCATCGCGGGCGTCGCCGGGCTGGGCTTCGTGCTGTCGGCCGCACCCTGGCTCGTCGTCGTCGCCCGGTGGGCGGGGGCGCTGTTCCTGCTGGGGTATGGGCTGCTCGCGGCGCGGCGGGCCTGGCGCGGTGGCGAGGAGCTGGTGGTCGACGGAGGCGATGCACCGGTTCTCGAAGCGTCCGGTGGCACCGCGACCCTCACCCGCACGCGCCTCGCCCCGGTCATCCTCACGACACTGGCTCTGACGTGGCTGAACCCGCACGTGTACCTCGACACGGTCCTGATGCTCGGCTCCATCGCGGCCACGCACGGGGAGGAGCGGTGGCTGTTCGCCACCGGAGCAGTGGCGGCGAGCGTCCTCTGGTTCACCGCCCTCGGCTTCGGGGCTCGCTACCTCGGCCGCTGGCTGCGTACCCCGCGCTCCTGGCGCCTCCTCGACGCCGTGATCGCGATGGTGATGATCACGCTGGCGGTCAGTCTCGTGCTGCCGGTCCTGGGCGGCTAG
- a CDS encoding iron chaperone produces the protein MGTIDDYLADLDSSDRVAVDRVYAIAREQVPDAEQGTGYGMPALVHAGKPLLSVMRAKKHIGVYPFSPEAVAAVAELLDGHPEVSLDKGTIRFQPEHPLPEEAVRALVRSRVTQIEAG, from the coding sequence GTGGGCACCATCGACGACTACCTGGCCGATCTCGACTCCTCCGACCGCGTAGCGGTCGATCGCGTCTATGCGATCGCGCGGGAGCAGGTCCCGGACGCCGAGCAGGGCACGGGCTACGGCATGCCGGCGCTCGTGCACGCCGGCAAGCCACTGCTCTCGGTGATGCGCGCGAAGAAGCACATCGGCGTCTACCCGTTCAGCCCCGAGGCTGTTGCTGCGGTCGCGGAGCTCCTGGACGGTCATCCCGAGGTCAGTCTCGACAAGGGTACGATCCGCTTCCAGCCGGAGCACCCGCTGCCGGAGGAGGCGGTCCGCGCCCTCGTCCGGTCGAGGGTGACGCAGATCGAGGCGGGGTGA
- a CDS encoding amino acid ABC transporter ATP-binding protein: MSRTDPTVEPLLTARGLHKSFGATEVLRGFDLTLHRGEVVVLIGPSGSGKTTVLRALNGLETPDAGTIAVAGGPEIDFAPAVRPKPRVEKQHRLALRDRSAMVFQHHNLFPHLTVLENVIEGPWRVQGRPKTEVIAEAQALLARVGLADKADARPHQLSGGQQQRVGIVRALALRPDLLLFDEPTSALDPELVGEVLLVIKELADEGWTMAVVTHELSFAREVADHVLFLDGGVVVEQGPPAQLFSTPQHERTQRFLTRILRPLDGI; the protein is encoded by the coding sequence GTGTCGCGCACTGACCCCACAGTCGAACCGCTGCTCACCGCCCGCGGCCTGCACAAGAGCTTCGGCGCCACCGAGGTGCTGCGCGGTTTCGACCTCACCCTGCACCGCGGCGAGGTCGTCGTGCTCATCGGGCCCAGCGGCTCGGGGAAGACGACCGTCCTGCGCGCCCTGAACGGCCTGGAGACGCCGGACGCCGGCACCATCGCGGTGGCCGGAGGGCCGGAGATCGACTTCGCTCCCGCGGTCCGCCCGAAACCCCGCGTCGAGAAGCAGCACCGGCTCGCCCTGCGCGACCGGTCGGCGATGGTGTTCCAGCACCACAACCTCTTCCCGCACCTGACCGTGCTGGAGAACGTGATCGAGGGGCCGTGGCGGGTGCAGGGCCGTCCGAAGACCGAGGTGATCGCCGAGGCGCAGGCGCTGCTGGCCCGCGTCGGTCTCGCGGACAAGGCGGACGCGCGGCCCCATCAGCTCTCGGGGGGCCAGCAGCAGCGCGTGGGCATCGTGCGAGCCCTGGCCCTCCGGCCCGATCTGCTGCTGTTCGACGAGCCGACGAGTGCGCTCGATCCGGAGCTCGTCGGCGAAGTGCTGCTCGTCATCAAGGAGCTGGCCGACGAGGGCTGGACGATGGCCGTCGTCACCCACGAGCTGAGCTTCGCCCGGGAGGTCGCCGACCACGTGCTCTTCCTGGATGGCGGCGTGGTGGTGGAGCAGGGGCCGCCCGCTCAGCTGTTCAGCACGCCGCAGCACGAGCGCACGCAGCGGTTCCTCACCCGCATCCTCCGACCGCTCGACGGGATCTGA
- a CDS encoding amino acid ABC transporter permease gives MQNPWELFFSSLGPIAWAGLTVTIPLALVSFALGLVIAIGMALMRISVRPVVSGIARFYISVIRGTPMLVQLFVIFYGLPSVGVTLDPWPSAIIALSLNVGGYGAEVVRAAILSVPKGQWEAAYTVGMNRTRTLTRIILPQAARVSVPPLSNTFISLVKDTSLTSLILVTELFKVAQQIASTTLEFMVLYLAAALVYWVICLVLSFGQSALERRLDSRVAH, from the coding sequence ATGCAGAACCCCTGGGAGCTCTTCTTCTCCTCGCTCGGGCCGATCGCCTGGGCGGGGCTGACGGTGACGATCCCGCTGGCTCTGGTGTCGTTCGCCCTGGGGCTGGTGATCGCGATCGGCATGGCGCTGATGCGGATCTCCGTGCGCCCGGTCGTGTCCGGCATTGCGCGGTTCTACATCTCCGTGATCCGCGGCACGCCGATGCTCGTGCAGCTCTTCGTGATCTTCTACGGGCTGCCGTCCGTCGGGGTAACCCTCGATCCGTGGCCGAGCGCGATCATCGCGCTCTCGCTCAACGTCGGCGGCTACGGCGCCGAAGTCGTGCGGGCGGCGATCCTCTCGGTGCCGAAGGGGCAATGGGAGGCGGCCTACACGGTCGGCATGAACCGCACGCGGACGCTGACCCGCATCATCCTGCCCCAGGCCGCCCGGGTGTCGGTGCCCCCGCTGTCCAACACGTTCATCTCGCTCGTGAAGGACACCTCCCTCACCTCGCTGATCCTCGTGACGGAGCTGTTCAAGGTGGCGCAGCAGATCGCCTCCACCACGCTCGAGTTCATGGTGCTGTATCTGGCCGCAGCGCTGGTCTACTGGGTGATCTGCCTGGTGCTCTCGTTCGGGCAGAGCGCCTTGGAGAGGAGGCTCGACAGTCGTGTCGCGCACTGA
- a CDS encoding amino acid ABC transporter substrate-binding protein → MYRRFIAVTALVVAAAALTACSGSSTPASTDGESSAGSDFGLVKDGTLTVATEGTYRPFSFHGDGGSGDLTGYDVEIIQAVADELGLKVEFQETQWDAIFAGLDAGRFDVIANQVSINDEREAKYLFSAPYTVSPGVIVVKEDDDSISSFDDLAGKTTAQSLTSNWYELATESGAKVEGVEGWAQAVELLRQGRVDATVNDKLTFLDYETTNSPTGLKIAAETDDAGEQAFVFTKDKEALVDAVDEALDKLRADGTLAEISEKYFGEDVSQ, encoded by the coding sequence ATGTACCGTCGCTTCATCGCCGTCACCGCACTCGTCGTCGCCGCTGCCGCCCTGACCGCCTGCAGCGGATCGAGCACCCCCGCGAGCACGGACGGCGAGAGCTCCGCAGGCTCCGACTTCGGCCTGGTGAAGGACGGCACGCTGACCGTGGCGACCGAGGGCACCTACCGTCCGTTCAGCTTCCACGGCGACGGCGGCTCCGGCGACCTCACCGGCTACGACGTCGAGATCATCCAGGCCGTCGCCGACGAGCTCGGCCTGAAGGTCGAGTTCCAGGAGACCCAGTGGGACGCGATCTTCGCGGGCCTCGACGCCGGACGCTTCGACGTCATCGCGAACCAGGTGTCGATCAACGACGAGCGCGAGGCCAAGTACCTCTTCAGCGCCCCGTACACCGTGTCGCCCGGCGTCATCGTGGTCAAGGAGGACGACGACTCGATCTCCTCGTTCGACGACCTCGCAGGCAAGACCACGGCGCAGTCCCTGACGAGCAACTGGTACGAGCTGGCCACCGAGTCCGGTGCGAAGGTCGAGGGCGTCGAGGGCTGGGCGCAGGCCGTGGAGCTCCTCCGCCAGGGGCGGGTGGACGCGACCGTCAACGACAAGCTGACCTTCCTCGACTACGAGACGACCAACAGCCCGACCGGCCTGAAGATCGCCGCGGAGACCGACGACGCCGGGGAGCAGGCCTTCGTCTTCACGAAGGACAAGGAGGCGCTCGTCGATGCCGTCGACGAAGCGCTCGACAAGCTCCGTGCCGACGGCACCCTGGCTGAGATCAGCGAGAAGTACTTCGGCGAAGACGTCTCGCAGTAG
- the rplA gene encoding 50S ribosomal protein L1: MATKSKAYKAAAEKIEADRFYTPSEAVALAKETGSAKFDSTVEVALKLAVDPRKADQMVRGTVILPHGTGKTARVIVFATGPAAEAAIAAGADEVGGAELIQKVADGWTNFDSAVSTPELMGQVGRLGKVLGPRGLMPNPKTGTVTPNPAKAVEEIKGGKIEFRVDKHANVHFVIGKASFSAEQLNENIDAALEEIVRLKPSSAKGRYIQKGAVSTTFGPGIPLDVNAI, translated from the coding sequence ATGGCTACCAAGTCCAAGGCTTACAAGGCTGCCGCCGAGAAGATCGAGGCAGACCGTTTCTACACGCCGTCCGAGGCCGTCGCGCTCGCGAAGGAGACCGGCTCGGCGAAGTTCGACTCGACCGTCGAGGTCGCGCTGAAGCTCGCCGTCGACCCGCGCAAGGCGGACCAGATGGTGCGCGGCACCGTCATCCTGCCCCACGGCACCGGTAAGACCGCCCGCGTCATCGTGTTCGCCACCGGCCCCGCGGCCGAGGCTGCGATCGCCGCCGGCGCCGATGAGGTCGGCGGCGCCGAGCTCATCCAGAAGGTCGCCGACGGCTGGACCAACTTCGACTCCGCGGTCTCGACCCCGGAGCTCATGGGCCAGGTCGGCCGTCTCGGCAAGGTGCTCGGTCCCCGTGGCCTGATGCCGAACCCGAAGACCGGCACCGTGACTCCGAACCCGGCCAAGGCCGTGGAGGAGATCAAGGGCGGAAAGATCGAGTTCCGCGTCGACAAGCACGCCAACGTGCACTTCGTCATCGGCAAGGCCTCGTTCTCGGCCGAGCAGCTGAACGAGAACATCGATGCCGCTCTCGAGGAGATCGTCCGCCTCAAGCCGTCCAGCGCCAAGGGCCGTTACATCCAGAAGGGTGCGGTGTCGACCACGTTCGGCCCCGGCATCCCGCTGGACGTCAACGCCATCTGA
- the rplK gene encoding 50S ribosomal protein L11: protein MAPKKKVTGLIKLQINAGAANPAPPIGPALGQHGVNIMEFCKAYNAATESQRGNVIPVEITVYEDRSFTFVLKTPPAAELIKKAAGVQKASATPHTVKVGKITKDQVRQIAEQKQADLNANDIEAASKIIAGTARSMGITVEG, encoded by the coding sequence ATGGCACCGAAGAAGAAGGTGACCGGCCTGATCAAGCTTCAGATCAACGCCGGTGCCGCCAACCCGGCGCCGCCGATCGGCCCCGCGCTCGGTCAGCATGGCGTCAACATCATGGAGTTCTGCAAGGCGTACAACGCCGCGACCGAGTCGCAGCGCGGCAACGTCATCCCCGTCGAGATCACCGTCTACGAGGACCGCAGCTTCACCTTCGTCCTGAAGACCCCGCCCGCGGCGGAGCTCATCAAGAAGGCCGCCGGCGTGCAGAAGGCTTCGGCCACCCCGCACACCGTGAAGGTCGGCAAGATCACCAAGGACCAGGTCCGTCAGATCGCCGAGCAGAAGCAGGCCGACCTGAACGCGAACGACATCGAGGCCGCCTCGAAGATCATCGCCGGCACCGCCCGTTCCATGGGCATCACGGTCGAGGGCTGA
- the nusG gene encoding transcription termination/antitermination protein NusG gives MSERYSDDADWATAAEQSSEEDEAQEGNVLAAEELSVTSAEHVAVHVEDEDGEQETEDIDIDIDDPEADAIVNDALNLDEAAESEAAAEVLNDSVAEEAAEQEAEAADEVTPYEGPDVNGEDDRPGAESDEDEAAAEEDPYEAFRMDLRMLPGKWYVIHSYAGFERKVKANIEQRKSTLEVEDEIYQVEVPMEDVVEIKNGQRKMVTRVRIPGYVLVRMELTEDTWSVVRHTPGVTGFVGNAHNPTPLRFEEAFNMLKSLVEVKDVPTAKNIAAKGGVAVARPLPAEVDFEVGETITIKEGSFAGLPGSISEIKPESGKLTVLVSLFERETPVELSFDQVTKMI, from the coding sequence GTGTCTGAACGATATTCCGACGACGCCGACTGGGCGACCGCCGCAGAGCAGTCCAGCGAGGAGGACGAGGCCCAGGAGGGCAACGTGCTCGCCGCCGAGGAGCTCTCGGTCACCTCTGCCGAGCACGTCGCGGTCCACGTCGAGGACGAGGACGGCGAGCAGGAGACGGAAGACATCGACATCGACATCGACGACCCGGAGGCGGACGCCATCGTGAACGACGCTCTGAACCTGGACGAGGCCGCGGAATCCGAGGCCGCCGCGGAGGTCCTCAACGACTCCGTCGCGGAGGAAGCCGCCGAGCAGGAGGCCGAAGCCGCTGACGAGGTCACCCCCTACGAGGGGCCCGACGTGAACGGCGAGGACGACCGTCCCGGTGCCGAGTCCGACGAGGACGAGGCCGCCGCGGAGGAGGACCCGTACGAGGCGTTCCGCATGGACCTGCGGATGCTCCCCGGCAAGTGGTACGTCATCCACTCCTACGCGGGCTTCGAGCGCAAGGTCAAGGCGAACATCGAGCAGCGTAAGTCGACGCTCGAGGTCGAGGACGAGATCTACCAGGTCGAGGTCCCGATGGAGGACGTCGTCGAGATCAAGAACGGCCAGCGCAAGATGGTCACCCGCGTGCGCATCCCCGGCTACGTGCTGGTGCGGATGGAGCTCACGGAGGACACCTGGTCGGTCGTCCGGCACACCCCGGGCGTCACCGGCTTCGTGGGCAACGCCCACAACCCGACGCCGCTGCGCTTCGAAGAGGCCTTCAACATGCTGAAGTCGCTCGTCGAGGTCAAGGACGTCCCGACCGCCAAGAACATCGCGGCCAAGGGCGGCGTCGCCGTCGCCCGTCCGCTTCCCGCCGAGGTCGACTTCGAGGTCGGCGAGACCATCACGATCAAGGAGGGCTCGTTCGCGGGTCTTCCGGGTTCGATCAGCGAGATCAAGCCGGAGAGCGGCAAGCTCACGGTCCTCGTCTCGCTCTTCGAGCGCGAGACCCCGGTCGAGCTGTCGTTCGACCAGGTCACCAAGATGATCTGA
- the secE gene encoding preprotein translocase subunit SecE encodes MDQDEPRGEVVAAGATRQKKGNPFSRFFGGIALFIRQVIAELRKVVTPTRKELFKFTGVVLVFVLIVMGIVYGLDYVFGLLTHYVFGIPG; translated from the coding sequence ATGGATCAGGACGAACCGCGCGGCGAGGTCGTCGCGGCCGGCGCCACGCGCCAGAAGAAGGGCAACCCCTTCTCCCGGTTCTTCGGGGGCATCGCCCTGTTCATCCGCCAGGTCATCGCCGAACTGCGCAAGGTCGTCACCCCGACCCGCAAGGAGCTTTTCAAGTTCACGGGTGTGGTGCTCGTCTTCGTCCTGATCGTCATGGGCATCGTCTACGGTCTCGACTACGTCTTCGGGCTCCTGACGCACTACGTGTTCGGAATCCCTGGCTGA
- a CDS encoding HSP90 family protein translates to MSGDVQQFQVDLRGVVDLLSRHIYSSPRVYLRELLQNARDAIAARREVDGGGSRIRITPLTAQTGEFVLRDDGVGLTAAEVADLLATVGRSSKRDIFDLPRSDFLGQFGIGLLSCFMVADTIVIRSRSARGGSAVEWTGSADGTFRVTEIDDDLPIGTSVHLVPRFDADELLRPAAVHELATAFGEFLPVRVTIDAPGGDVDVTREAPFLDPAADLEAAVQYGRDLLGAAPLDVIPLSEPATGTQGLAFVLPFAPPPGARQATRMYLGRMLLSERVDDVLPDWAFFVRAVVDSTGLAPTASRESLVEDTALEHVREQLGAGIRRWVLELGLREPHRLAQFVAVHEVGLKSLVRHDEELARFITRWLTVETTHGTLRIGDLVERYPHVRYAQTVDEFRQVAGISPADEVLVNGGYLYDADLIRLLPDLYPQVTVEKVDVAGELDRLDPPPLDDRDAAMALESRAGTVLAASDCAVVVRAIDRPSLTGLYVADPEVLRTIDRGRTKGIASALWGGVLDRIDQTLSSTRDDDLTARLCLNWSNRVVRALVRVEDDAVFARTVQLLYIQALLAGHHPLSDADRALMTSALSDLVSLSAGIEGDTLPFDDAR, encoded by the coding sequence GTGAGCGGGGATGTGCAGCAGTTCCAGGTGGATCTGCGCGGGGTCGTCGATCTGCTCAGCCGGCACATCTACTCCAGTCCCCGCGTGTATCTGCGCGAGCTGCTGCAGAACGCCAGGGACGCGATCGCCGCGCGGCGAGAGGTCGACGGGGGCGGCAGCCGGATCCGGATCACGCCGCTCACCGCGCAGACGGGCGAGTTCGTCCTTCGCGACGATGGCGTGGGACTGACCGCCGCCGAGGTCGCCGATCTGCTCGCGACCGTCGGGCGCAGCTCCAAACGGGACATCTTCGATCTCCCCCGGAGCGACTTCCTCGGCCAGTTCGGCATCGGACTGCTGAGCTGCTTCATGGTCGCCGACACCATCGTCATCCGCTCCCGCAGTGCCAGAGGCGGCTCCGCGGTCGAGTGGACGGGGAGCGCCGACGGCACCTTCCGCGTCACGGAGATCGATGACGACCTGCCGATCGGCACCAGCGTGCACCTCGTGCCGCGCTTCGACGCCGACGAGCTGCTCCGCCCTGCGGCCGTGCACGAACTCGCCACCGCGTTCGGGGAGTTCCTGCCCGTGCGCGTGACGATCGACGCCCCAGGAGGAGACGTCGATGTCACCCGAGAAGCCCCCTTCCTCGACCCTGCCGCCGACCTCGAGGCGGCCGTGCAGTACGGTCGAGATCTGCTCGGGGCAGCGCCGCTGGACGTGATTCCGCTGAGTGAGCCGGCCACCGGGACGCAGGGCCTGGCGTTCGTGCTGCCCTTCGCACCCCCGCCCGGTGCCCGTCAGGCGACCCGCATGTACCTGGGGCGGATGCTGCTGTCCGAGCGCGTCGACGACGTGCTTCCCGACTGGGCGTTCTTCGTGCGCGCCGTGGTCGACTCCACCGGCCTCGCGCCGACCGCGAGCCGCGAGTCCCTCGTCGAAGACACGGCGCTGGAGCACGTCCGCGAGCAGCTCGGCGCCGGCATCCGCCGCTGGGTCCTCGAACTCGGGCTGCGCGAACCGCACCGCCTCGCCCAGTTCGTCGCCGTCCACGAGGTCGGGCTGAAGTCGCTCGTGCGCCACGACGAGGAACTCGCGCGGTTCATCACCCGCTGGCTCACCGTCGAGACCACGCACGGGACGCTGCGGATCGGCGACCTCGTGGAGCGGTACCCGCACGTGCGGTACGCCCAGACGGTCGATGAGTTCCGCCAGGTCGCCGGGATCTCCCCCGCCGACGAGGTACTCGTCAACGGCGGCTATCTCTACGACGCCGACCTGATCCGCCTGCTCCCCGACCTCTACCCGCAGGTCACGGTCGAGAAGGTCGACGTGGCAGGGGAGCTCGACCGGCTCGACCCGCCGCCGCTCGACGACCGGGACGCCGCGATGGCGCTGGAGTCGCGCGCCGGCACCGTGCTCGCCGCTTCCGACTGCGCCGTGGTCGTGCGGGCGATCGATCGCCCGTCGCTCACGGGGTTGTACGTCGCCGACCCCGAGGTCCTCCGGACGATCGACCGCGGACGCACCAAGGGCATCGCGAGCGCCCTGTGGGGCGGGGTGCTCGACCGGATCGACCAGACACTGTCGTCCACGCGCGACGACGACCTCACGGCGCGACTGTGCCTGAACTGGTCGAACCGCGTCGTCCGCGCCCTCGTCCGCGTGGAGGACGACGCGGTGTTCGCGCGCACCGTCCAATTGCTCTACATCCAGGCGCTCCTCGCGGGACACCACCCGCTCTCGGACGCCGATCGGGCGCTCATGACCAGCGCCCTCTCCGACCTCGTCTCACTCTCGGCCGGCATCGAAGGGGACACGCTCCCCTTCGATGACGCCCGCTGA